A region of Streptomyces sp. R44 DNA encodes the following proteins:
- a CDS encoding SDR family oxidoreductase, with the protein MDSEIPMRVAVVGATGFQGGAVARLLAERHHQVRTLTRRAEADRPPLPGAFFLSGDLGVPGDVRRLFAGTTHAFVTMPLVYDETRVEAYARNIAEAALAAGTERLVFNANTRLPLGPTDVAAFETRRLAERVLRDSGVPLVVVRPPVYLDNLFSPWNGPALVDEGVLAYPLPESARTAWLSHRGLAEAALAALTREGLEGRTFDIGGDRALTGGELAAAFGRGLGRRVRYEELDPAVFERGLAQLLGPETAAGVAGIYHYMASGADPLLMADDDGVSSEVLGLEPAPVEEWVARQPWQVWATDAETPDSSPRT; encoded by the coding sequence ATGGACAGTGAGATTCCGATGCGGGTGGCGGTCGTGGGCGCGACCGGCTTCCAGGGCGGCGCGGTGGCCCGCCTGCTCGCCGAGCGCCACCACCAGGTGCGGACCCTGACCCGGCGCGCGGAGGCGGACCGGCCGCCGCTGCCGGGGGCCTTCTTCCTCTCCGGGGACCTCGGGGTCCCGGGCGATGTGCGGCGGCTGTTCGCGGGGACGACGCACGCGTTCGTCACGATGCCGCTGGTGTACGACGAGACGCGGGTGGAGGCGTACGCGCGGAACATCGCGGAGGCCGCCCTGGCGGCGGGCACGGAACGCCTGGTGTTCAACGCCAACACCCGGCTCCCGCTGGGTCCGACGGACGTCGCCGCCTTCGAGACGCGGCGGCTCGCGGAGCGGGTGCTGCGGGACAGCGGGGTGCCGCTGGTGGTGGTCCGGCCGCCGGTGTACCTGGACAACCTGTTCTCGCCGTGGAACGGTCCCGCGCTGGTCGACGAGGGCGTCCTCGCCTACCCCCTGCCGGAGTCGGCGCGGACGGCCTGGCTGTCGCACCGGGGCCTGGCGGAGGCGGCGCTCGCGGCGCTCACCCGGGAGGGCCTGGAGGGCCGGACCTTCGACATCGGCGGGGACCGGGCCCTGACGGGCGGCGAGCTCGCGGCGGCCTTCGGGCGGGGACTCGGCCGGAGGGTGCGGTACGAGGAGCTGGATCCGGCCGTGTTCGAGCGGGGCCTGGCGCAGCTGCTCGGCCCGGAGACGGCGGCCGGGGTGGCGGGGATCTACCACTACATGGCGAGCGGAGCGGATCCGCTCCTGATGGCGGACGACGACGGGGTGTCGTCGGAGGTCCTCGGCCTGGAACCGGCGCCGGTGGAGGAGTGGGTGGCCCGCCAGCCCTGGCAGGTGTGGGCGACGGACGCGGAGACCCCGGACAGCTCGCCGCGCACCTGA
- a CDS encoding alpha-1,4-glucan--maltose-1-phosphate maltosyltransferase — translation MGRIPVLDVRPLVDCGRRPAKAVAGETFEVTATVFREGHDAVAANVVLRGPSGRPGPWTPMRELAPGTDRWGAEVTPDAEGLWTYTVEAWSDPVATWRHTARIKIPAGIDSELVLAEGAELHERAAKGVPKKGGGREAVLAVADALRDGSRPAAVRLAAALAPRVVEALDRHPLRELLSASPALPLQVERERALFGSWYEFFPRSEGVRKVKGRTVPGNFRTAAERLPAVAAMGFDVVYLPPVHPIGETHRKGPNNSLSASPSDVGVPWAIGSPEGGHDALHPDLGTFEDFDAFVARAKELRIEIALDFALQCSPDHPWVEKHPEWFHHRPDGSIAYAENPPKKYQDIYPIAFDRAPDNMDGIVAETVRVLRFWMDHGIRIFRVDNPHTKPVVFWERVIGEINRADPDVIFLAEAFTRPAMMRTLGAIGFQQSYTYFTWRNTKEELTEYLTELSGETAAQMRPNLFVNTPDILHAYLQEGGRPAFEARAVLAATLSPSWGMYAGYELCENTPLRDGSEEYLDSEKYELRPRDWESAERAGATITPLITALNRIRRRHPALRRLRNLTFHDTDNPQVIAYSKRSGSNIVLVVVNLDPHHTQEASLSLNMPELGLDWHETVPVRDELTGETYHWGRAAYVRLEPGVTPAHVLALRPSPQTGGSPTT, via the coding sequence ATGGGACGCATTCCCGTACTGGACGTCCGCCCGCTGGTCGACTGCGGCCGGCGCCCCGCGAAGGCGGTGGCCGGAGAGACCTTCGAGGTGACGGCCACCGTCTTCCGCGAGGGCCACGACGCGGTCGCCGCCAATGTCGTGCTGCGCGGCCCGTCGGGCCGGCCAGGACCCTGGACCCCGATGCGCGAACTGGCCCCGGGCACCGACCGTTGGGGTGCCGAGGTCACCCCGGACGCCGAGGGCCTCTGGACGTACACCGTGGAGGCCTGGAGCGATCCGGTGGCCACCTGGCGCCACACGGCGAGGATCAAGATCCCGGCCGGGATCGACTCCGAACTGGTCCTCGCCGAGGGCGCCGAGCTGCACGAGCGGGCCGCGAAGGGCGTCCCGAAGAAGGGCGGCGGCCGGGAGGCCGTACTCGCCGTGGCGGACGCGCTGCGCGACGGGTCGCGGCCCGCGGCCGTGCGGCTCGCGGCGGCGCTCGCCCCGCGGGTCGTCGAGGCCCTGGACCGCCACCCGCTGCGCGAACTGCTCTCCGCCTCCCCGGCGTTGCCGCTCCAGGTGGAGCGGGAGCGGGCCCTGTTCGGCTCCTGGTACGAGTTCTTCCCGCGCTCGGAGGGCGTGCGGAAGGTGAAGGGGCGTACGGTCCCGGGGAACTTCCGCACCGCGGCCGAACGGCTCCCGGCGGTCGCCGCGATGGGCTTCGACGTCGTCTACCTGCCTCCCGTGCACCCGATCGGCGAGACCCACCGCAAGGGCCCCAACAACTCCCTGTCGGCGTCGCCGAGCGACGTCGGCGTGCCGTGGGCGATCGGCTCGCCGGAGGGCGGGCACGACGCGCTCCACCCGGACCTGGGGACCTTCGAGGACTTCGACGCGTTCGTGGCGCGGGCCAAGGAGCTGCGGATCGAGATCGCCCTGGACTTCGCGCTCCAGTGCTCCCCGGACCACCCGTGGGTGGAGAAGCACCCGGAGTGGTTCCACCACCGGCCGGACGGTTCGATCGCGTACGCGGAGAACCCGCCGAAGAAGTACCAGGACATCTATCCGATCGCGTTCGACAGGGCCCCCGACAACATGGACGGGATCGTCGCGGAGACCGTGCGGGTGCTCCGGTTCTGGATGGACCACGGCATCCGGATCTTCCGCGTCGACAACCCGCACACCAAGCCGGTGGTGTTCTGGGAGCGGGTGATCGGCGAGATCAACCGGGCCGACCCGGACGTCATCTTCCTGGCGGAGGCGTTCACCCGGCCGGCGATGATGCGGACGCTCGGCGCGATCGGTTTCCAGCAGTCGTACACGTACTTCACCTGGCGCAACACCAAGGAGGAGCTGACGGAGTACCTCACCGAGCTGTCCGGGGAGACGGCCGCGCAGATGCGGCCGAACCTCTTCGTGAACACCCCCGACATCCTGCACGCCTACCTCCAGGAGGGCGGCCGGCCCGCGTTCGAGGCGCGGGCGGTCCTCGCGGCCACGCTCTCCCCGTCCTGGGGCATGTACGCCGGGTACGAGCTGTGCGAGAACACCCCGCTGAGGGACGGCAGCGAGGAGTACCTCGACTCGGAGAAGTACGAACTGAGGCCCCGCGACTGGGAGTCGGCGGAACGGGCGGGGGCGACGATCACCCCGCTGATCACCGCCCTGAACCGGATCAGGCGCCGCCACCCGGCCCTCCGCCGGCTGCGGAACCTGACGTTCCACGACACCGACAACCCGCAGGTGATCGCGTACTCGAAGCGCTCCGGTTCGAACATCGTTCTGGTGGTCGTCAACCTCGACCCGCACCACACCCAGGAGGCTTCACTCTCGTTGAACATGCCGGAACTCGGCCTCGACTGGCACGAGACCGTGCCGGTGCGCGACGAGCTCACCGGCGAGACCTATCACTGGGGCAGGGCCGCTTACGTGCGCCTGGAACCGGGCGTCACGCCCGCGCACGTACTCGCCCTGCGACCGTCCCCGCAGACCGGAGGGTCACCCACCACATGA
- the treS gene encoding maltose alpha-D-glucosyltransferase, producing the protein MTVNEPVPDTFEDTPAKDRDPDWFKRAVFYEVLVRSFQDSNGDGVGDLKGITSKLDYLQWLGVDCLWLPPFFKSPLRDGGYDVADYTSVLPEFGDLADFVEFVDAAHQRGMRVVIDFVMNHTSDQHPWFQESRRDPDGPYGDYYVWADDDKQYADARIIFVDTESSNWTFDPVRKQYYWHRFFSHQPDLNYENPAVQEEILSALKFWLDLGIDGFRLDAVPYLYQQEGTNCENLPATHAFLKRVRKEIDDHYPDTVLLAEANQWPEDVVDYFGDFRSGGDECHMAFHFPVMPRIFMAVRRESRYPVSEILAKTPEIPSGCQWGIFLRNHDELTLEMVTDEERDYMYAEYAKDPRMRANIGIRRRLAPLLDNDRKQMELFTALLFSLPGSPVLYYGDEIGMGDNIWLGDRDGVRTPMQWTPDRNAGFSSCDPGRLYLPAIMDPVHGYQVTNVEAGMASPSSLLHWTKRMIEIRKQNRAFGTGTYTELPASNPAVLAFLREDGDDLVLCVNNFSRFAQPTELDLRRFAGTRPVELIGGVQFPAIGELPYLLTLAGHGFYWFRLKKA; encoded by the coding sequence ATGACTGTCAACGAGCCCGTCCCCGACACCTTCGAGGACACCCCCGCCAAGGACCGCGATCCCGACTGGTTCAAGCGGGCGGTGTTCTACGAGGTCCTCGTCCGCTCCTTCCAGGACAGCAACGGCGACGGCGTCGGCGACCTGAAGGGCATCACGTCCAAACTGGACTACCTCCAGTGGCTGGGCGTCGACTGCCTCTGGCTGCCACCGTTCTTCAAGTCCCCGCTGCGGGACGGCGGGTACGACGTCGCCGACTACACCTCGGTGCTCCCCGAGTTCGGCGACCTGGCCGACTTCGTGGAGTTCGTCGACGCGGCCCACCAGCGCGGCATGCGCGTGGTCATCGACTTCGTCATGAACCACACCAGCGACCAGCACCCGTGGTTCCAGGAGTCGCGGCGCGACCCGGACGGCCCGTACGGCGACTACTACGTCTGGGCCGACGACGACAAGCAGTACGCGGACGCCCGGATCATCTTCGTCGACACCGAGTCCTCGAACTGGACCTTCGACCCGGTCCGCAAGCAGTACTACTGGCACCGCTTCTTCTCGCACCAGCCGGACCTCAACTACGAGAACCCGGCCGTGCAGGAGGAGATCCTCTCCGCGCTGAAGTTCTGGCTGGACCTGGGGATCGACGGCTTCCGGCTCGACGCGGTGCCGTACCTGTACCAGCAGGAGGGCACCAACTGCGAGAACCTCCCGGCGACCCACGCCTTCCTCAAGCGGGTCCGCAAGGAGATCGACGACCACTACCCGGACACGGTGCTGCTCGCCGAGGCCAACCAGTGGCCGGAGGACGTCGTCGACTACTTCGGCGACTTCCGCTCGGGCGGCGACGAGTGCCACATGGCCTTCCACTTCCCGGTCATGCCGCGCATCTTCATGGCCGTCCGGCGCGAGTCCCGCTACCCGGTCTCCGAGATCCTGGCGAAGACCCCGGAGATCCCCTCCGGCTGCCAGTGGGGCATCTTCCTGCGCAACCACGACGAGCTCACGCTCGAAATGGTCACGGACGAAGAGCGCGACTACATGTACGCCGAGTACGCCAAGGACCCGCGCATGCGGGCCAACATCGGCATCCGGCGGCGGCTCGCCCCGCTCCTCGACAACGACCGCAAGCAGATGGAGCTGTTCACCGCGCTGCTCTTCTCGCTGCCCGGCTCGCCGGTGCTCTACTACGGCGACGAGATCGGCATGGGCGACAACATCTGGCTCGGCGACCGGGACGGGGTGCGGACCCCGATGCAGTGGACCCCCGACCGGAACGCGGGCTTCTCCTCCTGCGACCCGGGACGGCTCTACCTGCCGGCCATCATGGACCCGGTCCACGGCTACCAGGTGACGAACGTCGAGGCGGGCATGGCCTCTCCGTCGTCCCTGCTCCACTGGACGAAGCGGATGATCGAGATCCGCAAGCAGAACCGGGCCTTCGGCACGGGGACGTACACGGAACTCCCGGCCTCCAACCCGGCGGTGCTCGCCTTCCTCCGGGAGGACGGCGACGACCTGGTGCTCTGCGTGAACAACTTCTCGCGCTTCGCGCAGCCGACCGAGCTGGACCTGCGACGGTTCGCGGGGACGCGGCCCGTGGAACTGATCGGCGGGGTGCAGTTCCCCGCCATCGGCGAACTGCCGTACCTCCTGACCCTTGCGGGTCACGGCTTCTACTGGTTCCGTCTCAAGAAGGCCTGA